One part of the Mangrovibacillus cuniculi genome encodes these proteins:
- a CDS encoding menaquinol-cytochrome c reductase cytochrome b/c subunit, translated as MHRGKGMKFVGDSRVPAERKPNIPKDYSEFPGKTEAFWPNFLLKEWIVGSVFLIGFLILTAAHPSPLERVADPTDTGYIPLPDWYFLFLYQLLKYTYASGPYNVIGAFIMPGLAFGALLLAPFIDRGPERRPQKRPFATGFMLLALAAIIFLTWESVVTHDWEAAKAQGQIVAEAEVDTESEGYLIYQENGCINCHGDNLAGGAAAPSLVDTGLTPEEIANIAVNGQGGMPAGLFKGTDEELEKLSTFISELESK; from the coding sequence ATGCATCGCGGTAAAGGGATGAAGTTTGTCGGTGACTCCCGTGTTCCAGCTGAAAGAAAACCTAATATTCCAAAAGACTATTCAGAGTTTCCAGGGAAAACGGAGGCATTTTGGCCAAACTTTCTATTAAAAGAATGGATTGTGGGTTCTGTATTCTTAATTGGATTCTTAATCTTAACAGCAGCTCACCCGTCTCCGTTAGAGCGTGTGGCTGATCCAACTGATACAGGATATATTCCACTTCCAGACTGGTATTTCTTGTTCTTATACCAATTATTAAAGTACACGTATGCTTCTGGTCCATATAACGTAATTGGTGCGTTTATTATGCCAGGTCTAGCATTTGGTGCTTTATTATTAGCTCCATTTATTGATCGTGGTCCAGAACGTCGTCCACAAAAGAGACCGTTTGCTACTGGATTTATGCTACTTGCACTAGCAGCTATCATTTTCTTAACTTGGGAATCTGTTGTAACACATGACTGGGAAGCGGCAAAAGCTCAAGGTCAAATTGTTGCAGAAGCTGAAGTAGATACAGAGTCTGAAGGATATCTTATCTATCAAGAAAACGGTTGTATAAACTGCCATGGTGACAATTTAGCAGGAGGTGCAGCTGCACCTAGTTTAGTAGATACAGGATTAACACCTGAAGAAATTGCAAACATTGCAGTAAATGGGCAAGGTGGAATGCCTGCTGGATTATTCAAAGGAACAGATGAAGAGTTAGAGAAACTATCTACTTTTATTTCTGAACTGGAGAGTAAATAA